From a single Salinirussus salinus genomic region:
- a CDS encoding DUF2080 family transposase-associated protein, which yields MDRYEIKGHEVIEGEVKATGNGAHVLVPKRWRGADVKIVRISEPDE from the coding sequence ATGGATAGGTACGAAATCAAAGGCCACGAAGTCATCGAGGGCGAGGTAAAAGCCACCGGCAATGGCGCACACGTCCTCGTCCCAAAACGGTGGCGTGGCGCAGACGTGAAAATCGTCAGGATCTCTGAGCCTGACGAGTAA
- a CDS encoding universal stress protein, protein MYDRIVLAVDGSEEATHAARRGLELAREFDAAVDALYVVERGWLGFASSDRQKRRLRERGEAALAAVEEVAAEVGHAVSTELAEGDPATRVDEYATRQGADLVVVGRQGRTGLGRRLLGGVTERLLRRSDVPVFVVPGEARGSGEDGEEAGWARVLVTTDGSENAAAATPHGVALARTGGAELHVLNVVDPLTAGGPFDVGGLDREFLDRLQARGQEAVDGVAETAGGLAPELPVHSTVERAPARGGAAAGVREYVAANDIDVVVMASRGRSALRRGLLGSVASSVLRTVDVPVLVVAPGG, encoded by the coding sequence ATGTACGACCGCATCGTGCTCGCTGTCGACGGGAGCGAGGAGGCGACCCACGCCGCGCGGCGCGGCCTGGAACTCGCCCGGGAGTTCGACGCCGCCGTCGACGCCCTCTACGTCGTCGAACGGGGCTGGCTCGGGTTCGCGTCCTCGGACCGGCAGAAACGCCGCCTCCGGGAGCGAGGCGAGGCGGCGCTCGCGGCAGTCGAGGAGGTGGCCGCCGAGGTCGGCCACGCCGTCTCGACCGAGCTGGCCGAGGGCGACCCCGCGACCCGGGTCGACGAGTACGCCACCCGGCAGGGAGCCGACCTAGTCGTCGTCGGCCGGCAGGGGAGAACCGGGCTCGGCAGGCGGCTGCTCGGGGGCGTCACCGAGCGGCTGCTCCGCCGGAGCGACGTGCCCGTGTTCGTCGTCCCCGGCGAGGCGCGCGGGTCTGGCGAAGACGGGGAGGAAGCCGGCTGGGCGCGGGTGCTCGTCACGACCGACGGGAGCGAGAACGCTGCGGCGGCGACCCCCCACGGGGTCGCGCTCGCGCGCACCGGCGGCGCGGAGCTGCACGTCCTGAACGTCGTCGACCCGCTGACTGCGGGTGGCCCCTTCGACGTCGGCGGGCTCGACCGGGAGTTTCTCGACCGGCTCCAGGCGCGCGGACAGGAGGCCGTCGACGGCGTGGCCGAGACGGCCGGGGGCCTCGCCCCCGAGCTGCCGGTTCACTCCACCGTCGAGCGCGCGCCCGCCAGGGGCGGGGCGGCCGCCGGCGTCCGCGAGTACGTCGCGGCGAACGATATCGACGTGGTGGTGATGGCCTCCCGCGGGCGGTCGGCACTCCGGCGCGGGCTGCTCGGGAGCGTCGCCTCGAGCGTCCTCCGGACGGTCGACGTGCCGGTCCTCGTGGTCGCTCCCGGGGGCTGA
- a CDS encoding nuclear transport factor 2 family protein translates to MEHTTMDPEALVREAEAAYQAQDADRIMDLFDPEILVYWDGKQLWETHEDVREHHAEAIADLPEFDIQKSLRAASGDTITVEWRDSWVDAEGTRGEGFGAEFWTMHDGRLREWHVYYETYDHDEMAGGEFLTHHPAGEG, encoded by the coding sequence ATGGAACACACAACAATGGACCCAGAAGCACTCGTCAGAGAAGCGGAGGCAGCGTACCAGGCACAGGACGCCGACCGGATCATGGACCTGTTCGACCCGGAAATCCTCGTCTACTGGGACGGAAAGCAACTGTGGGAGACCCACGAGGACGTCCGGGAGCACCACGCGGAGGCCATCGCCGACCTGCCGGAGTTCGACATCCAGAAGTCGCTCCGGGCTGCCAGCGGGGACACGATCACCGTCGAATGGCGGGATTCGTGGGTCGACGCCGAGGGCACCCGCGGTGAAGGGTTCGGTGCCGAATTCTGGACGATGCACGACGGCCGGCTCCGCGAGTGGCACGTCTACTACGAGACCTACGACCACGACGAGATGGCCGGTGGCGAGTTCCTCACCCACCACCCGGCAGGCGAGGGGTAG
- a CDS encoding type II toxin-antitoxin system RelE family toxin — protein sequence MAHEVALTETLVETLEQFETEDAERIINKLEDISDFPDHFLDRLKNHPGYKLRVGDFRVLIDWDKDNETIYAIDAFKRKKEYRELGKYREVWESWRDE from the coding sequence GTGGCTCACGAGGTCGCGCTGACTGAAACGTTGGTCGAAACGCTGGAGCAGTTCGAAACCGAGGACGCCGAACGGATCATCAACAAGCTGGAAGACATCAGTGACTTCCCGGATCACTTTCTCGACCGGCTGAAGAACCATCCTGGCTACAAGCTTCGCGTCGGCGACTTCCGCGTGCTGATCGACTGGGACAAGGACAACGAGACGATATACGCGATTGACGCATTCAAGCGGAAGAAAGAGTACCGCGAACTTGGGAAGTACCGGGAGGTCTGGGAATCCTGGCGAGACGAGTAA
- a CDS encoding DUF2267 domain-containing protein, whose translation MNFDEFTGTVQHRLELPGTGETVRAVRATLMALGRRIPEGNAEDLGASLPMEVRWYLTGAVREHGQRFDWAEFVSRVAETEGIDRSDAAYHAQVVMDLVASVVPESDFQQLRDQLPEADDDENWGKLFELVDAGGWEGTREDS comes from the coding sequence ATGAATTTCGACGAATTCACCGGCACCGTCCAGCACAGACTCGAACTCCCGGGGACCGGCGAGACGGTCCGGGCCGTCCGGGCGACGCTGATGGCGCTGGGCCGTCGGATCCCGGAGGGCAACGCCGAGGACCTCGGGGCCTCGCTCCCGATGGAGGTGCGGTGGTACCTCACGGGCGCGGTCCGGGAGCACGGCCAGCGCTTCGACTGGGCGGAGTTCGTCTCCCGCGTGGCCGAGACCGAGGGGATCGACCGCTCGGACGCGGCCTACCACGCCCAGGTAGTCATGGACCTGGTGGCGTCGGTCGTCCCCGAATCCGACTTCCAGCAGCTCCGCGACCAGCTTCCGGAAGCCGACGACGACGAGAACTGGGGCAAGCTCTTCGAGCTGGTCGACGCCGGCGGCTGGGAGGGGACCCGCGAGGATTCGTAG
- a CDS encoding pyridoxamine 5'-phosphate oxidase family protein, which translates to MSDTSPTEMTAEERDAFLGAGGTGVLSLASGEGPPHAIPISYGYDAEGTTFYFRLAVGPDSGKGELADRPVTFVSYGREDTAENWRSVVAKGRLEATTEESAALESLEGLQQVHIPLVDIFGRPARDVPFEFYRLVPDELTGRQETSTAV; encoded by the coding sequence ATGTCCGACACCTCACCGACGGAGATGACCGCCGAGGAGCGCGACGCGTTTCTCGGGGCCGGCGGCACCGGCGTCCTCTCGCTCGCGAGCGGGGAGGGTCCCCCACACGCCATCCCGATCTCCTACGGTTACGACGCCGAGGGGACGACCTTCTACTTCCGGCTGGCGGTCGGCCCCGACAGCGGAAAGGGCGAGCTGGCCGACCGGCCGGTCACGTTCGTGAGCTACGGGCGGGAGGACACGGCGGAGAACTGGCGGAGCGTCGTCGCGAAGGGACGGCTGGAGGCGACCACGGAGGAATCGGCCGCGCTGGAGTCGCTTGAGGGACTCCAGCAGGTCCACATCCCGCTGGTGGACATCTTCGGCCGGCCCGCCAGGGACGTCCCCTTCGAGTTCTACCGACTCGTCCCCGACGAGCTGACCGGGCGGCAAGAGACGAGTACTGCCGTCTGA
- a CDS encoding Fic family protein translates to MKDGYLIDTPAPGVYRPVDSSTGVPFSKFYKPDELPPEIELSDDVIQAYGRAMHSLGRLDGFWSEIENPQAVFGLFVYKEAEQSSQVEGTRVTVSDMYKQGEDSKDVREARNYASALREAAKQLSERGRSREALSNELLQDLHSELMEQGRTDEEDPLPGEFRPNYAWIDESTGIGTRIRFVPPKPEIAASRMGNFEEYMQSEGAYPDLIDIGILHYQIETIHPFVDGNGRVGRLLIVLLLMASGILLHPLFYLSSYIRRNRDEYTDRLLAVSEEGAWNDWILFFLTGIKEQANEAFSRAKLLLHLHKQYQATYADARPSVKALLGAIFTEPVFTVNRASDMIDMSYPAANQAISVLETDGVLRERTQKERYREFQADEVLNVLNKDADEIPSPEALIEEEEKRLDDITHQSIDIH, encoded by the coding sequence ATGAAAGACGGGTACCTCATCGATACGCCTGCGCCGGGGGTATACCGGCCGGTCGATTCGAGTACTGGCGTTCCCTTTTCCAAGTTTTACAAGCCGGACGAGTTACCGCCGGAGATTGAGCTCTCCGATGACGTCATTCAGGCCTACGGCCGTGCGATGCACTCACTTGGTCGACTCGATGGCTTCTGGAGTGAGATCGAGAATCCCCAGGCTGTCTTCGGCCTTTTCGTCTATAAGGAGGCCGAACAGTCTTCACAGGTTGAGGGGACCCGCGTCACGGTTTCAGATATGTATAAGCAAGGGGAGGATTCGAAGGATGTCCGCGAAGCGCGGAATTATGCATCTGCTCTGAGGGAGGCGGCGAAACAGCTGTCAGAACGCGGACGGTCCCGAGAGGCCCTCTCGAATGAGTTGCTACAGGACCTACACAGCGAACTGATGGAACAGGGCCGGACTGACGAAGAAGACCCGCTTCCGGGCGAATTTCGACCGAACTACGCGTGGATTGATGAATCGACCGGTATCGGAACCCGAATCCGCTTCGTTCCGCCGAAACCCGAGATCGCCGCGTCGAGAATGGGGAACTTTGAGGAATATATGCAGTCTGAGGGGGCGTATCCCGACCTGATCGATATCGGGATTTTACATTACCAGATCGAAACAATCCATCCGTTCGTCGACGGGAACGGCCGCGTCGGTCGTCTACTTATTGTGCTGTTGCTGATGGCATCGGGCATCTTGCTCCATCCGCTGTTCTACCTCAGTTCCTACATTCGCCGGAACCGGGACGAATACACGGACCGGCTCTTGGCGGTTAGCGAGGAGGGAGCGTGGAACGACTGGATCCTGTTCTTCCTCACGGGGATCAAAGAGCAAGCAAACGAGGCGTTCAGCCGGGCGAAACTCCTCCTTCACCTTCACAAGCAATACCAGGCGACGTACGCCGATGCTCGCCCGTCTGTCAAGGCTCTTCTTGGGGCTATCTTCACCGAGCCCGTATTCACCGTTAATCGTGCGTCGGACATGATCGATATGTCGTATCCGGCAGCGAATCAAGCGATATCCGTTCTGGAAACTGACGGAGTTCTCCGAGAGCGGACGCAGAAGGAGCGCTACCGGGAGTTCCAAGCGGACGAGGTCCTAAATGTATTAAACAAAGACGCGGATGAGATCCCGTCGCCGGAGGCATTGATTGAGGAAGAAGAGAAGCGGCTTGACGATATCACTCATCAGAGTATCGACATTCACTGA
- a CDS encoding MFS transporter gives MAWSGLDRTVRTRLARTRVYYGWVVVAGCFIGAMITFGTMYSFSVFFGFIADAFQRSQSGTALVLSLQTVVTFGGAAGLGFVIDRYGTRRLFALAALVVGAGLVGVSQAPTFLGVVLAYGVVTAAGLGVVYVVSYATIPRWFERRRGFATAVATSGAGVGIVVGPPLASALIDRFGWQEAYLGLAVLVVALLLLVAFLIDDNPAAMDLDTGREFPTETPTTDSTGSWRAQLDDVAAIATSRAFALAFLGYMLIGIPISIPAAHMVEFATSAGIGRQAGVLAVSVLGGMNVAGKFLVGPAADRVGIPPALAACSAFIGAGSIGMALAQTSTVLLAVTVVFGLGYGGAIALLSPMLADLFGTENLNALFGLTGITFAIAGSLAPYLAGVGFDMFGTYTLVFLTAGAMGFLASGVLLVSHRLASTA, from the coding sequence ATGGCCTGGTCAGGACTCGACCGGACGGTCCGGACGCGGTTGGCGCGCACCCGGGTGTACTACGGGTGGGTCGTCGTCGCCGGCTGTTTCATCGGCGCGATGATCACCTTCGGGACGATGTACTCCTTCAGCGTCTTCTTCGGGTTTATCGCCGACGCGTTCCAGCGCAGTCAAAGCGGCACCGCGCTCGTCCTCTCGTTACAAACGGTCGTCACCTTCGGTGGCGCGGCCGGCCTCGGGTTCGTCATCGACCGCTACGGCACCCGGCGGCTCTTTGCCCTCGCCGCGCTCGTGGTCGGCGCCGGGCTCGTCGGCGTGAGCCAGGCGCCAACCTTTCTGGGCGTGGTCCTCGCCTACGGCGTGGTGACGGCGGCGGGACTGGGCGTCGTGTACGTGGTCTCCTACGCTACGATCCCCCGGTGGTTCGAGCGGCGCCGCGGCTTCGCGACGGCCGTCGCGACCTCGGGCGCCGGGGTGGGGATCGTCGTCGGGCCGCCGCTGGCGTCGGCCTTGATCGACCGGTTTGGCTGGCAGGAGGCCTATCTGGGCCTGGCCGTCCTCGTGGTGGCGCTGCTCTTGCTCGTCGCCTTCCTCATCGACGACAACCCGGCCGCGATGGACTTAGATACCGGCCGCGAGTTCCCCACCGAGACCCCCACCACGGACTCGACGGGCTCCTGGCGCGCCCAGCTCGACGATGTCGCCGCGATCGCCACGTCCCGCGCCTTCGCGCTGGCCTTCCTCGGGTACATGCTCATCGGGATTCCGATCAGCATCCCGGCCGCGCACATGGTGGAGTTCGCGACGAGCGCGGGCATCGGTCGGCAGGCCGGCGTACTGGCGGTGAGCGTCCTCGGCGGGATGAACGTGGCCGGCAAGTTCCTCGTGGGCCCGGCCGCCGACCGGGTCGGGATCCCACCCGCGCTGGCGGCCTGTAGCGCGTTCATCGGCGCCGGCAGCATCGGAATGGCCCTCGCACAGACGTCAACAGTCCTGCTCGCCGTGACCGTCGTCTTCGGGCTTGGCTACGGCGGCGCGATCGCTCTCCTCTCACCCATGCTGGCGGACCTCTTCGGTACCGAGAACCTCAACGCCCTGTTCGGGTTGACCGGGATCACCTTCGCGATCGCGGGCTCACTCGCCCCCTATCTCGCCGGCGTCGGGTTCGACATGTTCGGCACGTACACGCTCGTCTTTCTGACGGCCGGCGCGATGGGTTTCCTCGCCAGCGGCGTGCTCCTCGTCTCCCACCGACTCGCATCGACCGCCTGA
- a CDS encoding type II toxin-antitoxin system VapC family toxin, translating to MTHPRPLFVDTNAFVALFDEDDDYHAPANSVMDRIRDGDLDYGPVFTSRYVLAETATVLLYGIGHREAVEALTTIRESSTVNVLEVTEQIFARTVEQFAAYSDQEISFVDHLNAVCGEEFDIEHIFAFEEDFRTLGMTRVPVDTGEA from the coding sequence GTGACGCATCCACGGCCGCTGTTCGTCGACACGAATGCGTTCGTCGCACTCTTCGACGAAGACGACGACTACCACGCTCCCGCGAACAGCGTGATGGACCGGATCCGGGACGGTGACCTCGACTACGGTCCGGTGTTCACCAGCCGGTACGTACTCGCCGAGACCGCGACGGTACTTCTATACGGCATCGGACACCGCGAAGCCGTCGAAGCACTTACTACGATCCGTGAGTCGTCGACGGTCAATGTGCTGGAGGTAACCGAGCAGATCTTCGCCCGGACTGTCGAGCAGTTTGCTGCGTACAGCGACCAAGAGATCTCGTTCGTCGACCACCTCAATGCCGTATGCGGGGAGGAATTCGATATCGAGCACATCTTCGCGTTCGAGGAAGATTTCCGGACGCTCGGGATGACTCGCGTCCCGGTCGATACCGGAGAGGCGTAG
- a CDS encoding RNA-guided endonuclease InsQ/TnpB family protein: MNYNYRYRLKPTEDQRETLDYHRDTCRQLYNHALYRFNQIPEDEGTVNQRVRKIRDELPDLKDWWDPLTDVYSKVLQPTVMRLAKNIKALGKLKEQGYKVGGLRWKSPREFRSFTYNQSGFELDKKSGQTVLSLSKLADIHIELHRPLPDDATVKEVTLKKEKTGEWFAIFGIEMDTEPPAKPPLENIDTDEMVGIDVGILKYTHDTDGTAVESLDLSEERDRLEREQRKLSRKEHGSNNWENQRRRVAECYLDIKRKRRDFLHKLSNYYAREYELVAVEDLNVKGMLDSLRNSRNTASAAWNTFASMLEYKCEREGTHFVEVDPDGTTKECAQCGVETDKPLWVRDHSCPACGFEADRDVNAAWNILSRGLTDLGVGHSEETPVETALPAGTTPVPAKRVVEAGSPCLKERAATPRVSRQG, encoded by the coding sequence ATGAACTACAACTACAGGTATCGCCTCAAGCCGACAGAAGACCAGCGCGAGACGCTTGACTACCACCGCGATACCTGTAGACAACTCTACAACCACGCCCTGTACCGTTTCAACCAGATTCCCGAAGACGAGGGCACCGTCAACCAGCGTGTCCGCAAAATCCGTGACGAGCTCCCCGACCTCAAAGACTGGTGGGACCCACTTACCGACGTATACTCGAAGGTGCTTCAGCCCACCGTCATGCGGCTCGCCAAGAACATCAAAGCTCTCGGAAAGCTCAAAGAACAGGGCTACAAGGTTGGTGGACTTCGGTGGAAGTCACCGCGGGAGTTTCGGAGTTTCACGTACAACCAGTCTGGCTTCGAACTCGACAAGAAGAGTGGGCAGACTGTGTTGTCGCTGTCGAAACTCGCAGACATCCACATCGAACTTCACCGACCGCTGCCGGACGACGCCACGGTCAAGGAAGTCACACTCAAAAAGGAGAAAACTGGCGAGTGGTTCGCTATCTTCGGTATCGAGATGGACACAGAACCGCCAGCCAAGCCACCGCTGGAGAATATTGACACTGACGAGATGGTCGGGATTGACGTGGGCATTCTGAAGTATACCCACGATACAGACGGCACAGCGGTCGAATCACTCGACCTCTCGGAAGAACGCGACAGGCTCGAACGAGAGCAACGGAAACTCTCCCGGAAAGAGCATGGGTCGAACAACTGGGAGAACCAACGTCGGCGTGTTGCTGAGTGCTATCTCGACATCAAGCGCAAGCGGCGTGATTTCCTGCACAAACTCTCGAACTACTACGCTCGGGAGTACGAACTGGTGGCCGTCGAAGATCTCAACGTGAAAGGGATGCTCGACTCACTGCGAAACAGTCGCAACACGGCGTCGGCGGCGTGGAACACGTTCGCGAGTATGCTCGAATACAAGTGCGAACGCGAAGGGACGCACTTCGTGGAAGTTGACCCCGACGGAACCACCAAAGAGTGCGCTCAGTGCGGCGTCGAAACCGACAAACCGCTGTGGGTACGTGACCACTCCTGTCCGGCCTGTGGCTTCGAGGCGGATAGAGACGTAAACGCAGCGTGGAACATCCTTTCTCGCGGACTTACCGACCTAGGAGTGGGGCACTCCGAAGAAACGCCTGTGGAGACTGCGCTCCCTGCGGGAACCACCCCGGTTCCTGCAAAGCGCGTCGTGGAAGCAGGAAGCCCCTGCCTCAAGGAACGAGCGGCTACGCCGCGAGTGAGTAGGCAGGGGTAG
- the aglM gene encoding UDP-glucose 6-dehydrogenase AglM codes for MNVSIVGSGYVGTTVAACFADLGHEVVNVDIDEDVVDAINGGEAPIHEAGLSERIAAHGGDRLRATTDYGAVRETDVTFLALPTPSNADGSIDLSIMQAGAESLGTALADKDGDHLVVVKSTVVPGSTEEEIGPRIEAGGDLTAGEDFDIAMNPEFLREGTAVEDFLNPDKVVFGANNERAYATIQTVYEPLIEAADGGVPVVETGVREAEMIKYANNAFLAAKVSLINDIGNVCKEFGVDAYEVAEAIGLDDRIGEQFLRSGVGFGGSCFPKDVSAIVAAAHDAGYTPQMLEAALTVNDLQPERLLDLLDGHADVAGERVAVLGLSFKPGTDDVRNSRAIPVIEGLRERGAEVVAYDPVATEEMREHFPDIAYADSGADALKGAHGAVVVTDWDEFAALDSEFDAMDEPVVVDGRRVVERRDDITYEGLTW; via the coding sequence ATGAACGTCAGCATCGTCGGCAGCGGCTACGTCGGGACGACAGTCGCGGCCTGCTTCGCGGACCTCGGCCACGAGGTCGTCAACGTCGACATCGACGAGGACGTCGTCGACGCGATCAACGGCGGTGAGGCCCCGATCCACGAGGCCGGCCTCTCCGAGCGTATCGCCGCCCACGGCGGCGACCGCCTCCGCGCGACCACCGACTACGGTGCCGTCCGCGAGACCGACGTCACCTTCCTCGCACTTCCCACACCCTCGAATGCGGACGGCAGTATCGACCTCTCGATTATGCAGGCCGGCGCCGAGTCCCTCGGGACAGCGCTGGCCGACAAGGACGGCGACCACCTCGTCGTCGTCAAGAGCACCGTCGTCCCGGGGTCGACCGAGGAGGAGATCGGACCGCGTATCGAGGCCGGCGGTGACCTGACCGCCGGCGAGGACTTCGATATCGCGATGAACCCGGAATTTCTTCGGGAGGGGACTGCCGTGGAGGACTTCCTCAATCCGGACAAGGTCGTCTTCGGCGCCAACAACGAAAGAGCCTACGCGACCATTCAGACGGTCTACGAACCCCTCATCGAAGCTGCCGACGGCGGGGTACCGGTCGTCGAGACGGGCGTCCGCGAGGCCGAGATGATCAAGTACGCCAACAACGCCTTCCTGGCCGCGAAGGTCAGCCTCATCAACGACATCGGCAACGTCTGCAAGGAGTTCGGCGTCGACGCCTACGAGGTGGCCGAGGCCATCGGCCTCGACGACCGGATCGGCGAGCAGTTCCTCCGGAGTGGGGTGGGATTCGGGGGGAGCTGCTTTCCGAAGGACGTCTCCGCGATCGTCGCCGCAGCACACGACGCGGGCTACACACCACAGATGCTCGAAGCCGCTCTCACAGTGAACGATCTCCAACCGGAACGCCTGCTGGACCTGCTCGACGGCCACGCCGACGTTGCGGGCGAGCGCGTCGCCGTCCTCGGCCTGTCGTTCAAGCCCGGGACCGACGACGTGCGCAACTCCAGAGCCATCCCGGTCATCGAGGGGCTCCGAGAGCGCGGCGCCGAGGTCGTCGCCTACGACCCCGTCGCAACGGAGGAGATGCGCGAGCACTTCCCCGACATCGCGTACGCCGACAGCGGAGCCGACGCGCTGAAGGGTGCACACGGCGCGGTCGTCGTCACCGATTGGGACGAGTTCGCGGCACTCGATTCGGAGTTCGACGCGATGGACGAGCCGGTCGTCGTCGACGGTCGCCGCGTCGTCGAACGCCGCGACGACATCACCTACGAAGGCCTGACGTGGTGA
- a CDS encoding DUF7342 family protein — MVDNPRRDGPPPFERPFEGENTVQRVYGAVLHAREPMTAAEIAERADCSEESARTHLSFYTDLGIVIRHEGRPVRYERNDDYFEWRRVNELVQEHTVEELQRRVSELTDRIEAYRDDYGADSPAKVDVLEFDAEQVDDIYVDLGDWATAIEERRLHERARQKAAGATAPSHS, encoded by the coding sequence GTGGTGGACAACCCTCGCCGCGACGGCCCACCCCCGTTCGAGAGACCGTTCGAAGGCGAGAACACGGTACAACGCGTGTACGGGGCGGTGCTACACGCCCGGGAGCCGATGACGGCCGCTGAAATTGCTGAACGAGCCGATTGCTCGGAAGAATCCGCGCGGACGCATTTGTCCTTCTACACCGACCTCGGCATTGTCATCCGGCACGAGGGGCGACCGGTCAGGTACGAACGCAACGACGACTACTTCGAGTGGCGGCGGGTGAACGAGCTGGTACAGGAACACACTGTCGAGGAGTTGCAGCGCCGCGTGTCGGAGCTGACCGACCGGATCGAGGCGTACCGCGACGACTATGGCGCCGATTCACCCGCGAAGGTCGATGTGCTCGAGTTCGATGCGGAGCAGGTTGACGATATATACGTGGACCTCGGGGACTGGGCCACCGCCATCGAGGAGCGTCGCCTCCACGAACGAGCCCGTCAAAAGGCCGCTGGAGCGACGGCCCCGTCGCACAGCTAA
- the aglF gene encoding UTP--glucose-1-phosphate uridylyltransferase AglF, whose translation MKAVVLAAGEGTRLRPLTEDKPKGMVEVDGKPILTHCFEQMAALGADELVVVVGYMKEAIISHYGDEFAGMPITYTHQREQDGLAHALLTAEEHVDDDFMLMLGDNIFDANLEDVVRRQREDRADAAFLVEEVPWEDASRYGVCDTNDYGEITDVVEKPEDPPSNLVMTGFYTFTPAIFHACHLVQPSNRGEYELSEAVDLLIQSGRTIDAIRMDGWRVDVGYPEDREKAEGLLRGEDAVDASEGGSGEATAGSE comes from the coding sequence ATGAAAGCTGTCGTGCTCGCCGCTGGGGAAGGAACCCGGCTGCGGCCGCTGACCGAGGACAAGCCGAAAGGGATGGTCGAGGTCGACGGCAAGCCCATCCTGACGCACTGTTTCGAGCAGATGGCGGCGCTGGGTGCGGACGAACTCGTGGTGGTGGTCGGCTACATGAAGGAGGCGATCATCTCGCATTACGGCGACGAGTTCGCAGGGATGCCGATCACCTACACCCACCAGCGCGAGCAGGACGGGCTGGCCCACGCCCTGTTGACCGCCGAGGAACACGTCGACGACGACTTCATGCTCATGCTCGGGGACAACATCTTCGACGCCAACCTTGAGGACGTGGTCCGGCGCCAGCGCGAGGACCGCGCCGACGCAGCCTTCCTCGTCGAGGAAGTGCCCTGGGAGGACGCCAGCCGCTACGGCGTCTGCGACACGAACGACTACGGGGAGATCACCGACGTGGTCGAGAAGCCCGAGGACCCGCCCTCGAATCTGGTGATGACTGGCTTCTACACCTTCACGCCCGCCATCTTTCACGCCTGTCACCTCGTCCAGCCCTCCAATCGCGGCGAGTACGAACTCTCGGAGGCGGTCGACCTGCTGATCCAGAGCGGCCGGACCATCGACGCCATCCGGATGGACGGCTGGCGCGTCGACGTCGGCTACCCCGAAGACCGCGAGAAAGCCGAGGGCCTGTTACGGGGGGAGGACGCGGTCGACGCCAGCGAGGGCGGGAGCGGTGAGGCGACCGCGGGCTCGGAGTAG
- a CDS encoding universal stress protein has translation MFEDILVPTDGSDCAAAAVEYAAELASRYGARVYVLSVVDSRPFDDMPHRESVEAAAEETVAAIRDDLADAGVTAETAVRVGIPHREVLDYADENGVDLVAMGTHGRTGVERYLLGSVTEKVVRLSDVPVLTVPGSDGADTQFSEVLVPTDGSEQAEAAVDVGADVADTYGARLHALAVVEPMSLGLDVRSEMLADALGDAAQAAVERVAERATAAGVTDVETAVRYGYPYREVLDYVDDNDVDLVAMGTHGRTGIARYLLGSVTEKVVRTAGVPVLTVRAPGTGES, from the coding sequence ATGTTCGAGGACATTCTGGTGCCGACCGACGGAAGCGACTGTGCGGCGGCGGCCGTGGAGTACGCCGCCGAGCTCGCGTCGCGGTACGGAGCGAGGGTCTACGTCCTGAGCGTCGTCGACTCCCGCCCGTTCGACGACATGCCCCACCGCGAGAGCGTCGAGGCCGCGGCCGAGGAGACCGTCGCGGCGATCCGCGATGACCTCGCGGACGCGGGGGTCACCGCCGAGACCGCCGTCCGGGTCGGGATCCCCCACCGGGAGGTGCTGGACTACGCCGACGAGAACGGGGTGGACCTGGTCGCGATGGGGACCCACGGCCGGACGGGCGTCGAGCGCTACCTGCTCGGCAGCGTCACCGAGAAGGTCGTCCGGCTCTCCGATGTCCCGGTGTTGACTGTCCCGGGGTCGGACGGGGCCGACACCCAGTTCTCGGAAGTGCTGGTGCCGACCGACGGGAGCGAGCAGGCCGAGGCCGCGGTCGACGTCGGGGCCGACGTCGCCGACACGTACGGCGCCCGGCTGCACGCCCTCGCGGTGGTCGAGCCGATGTCGCTGGGGCTCGATGTCCGCTCCGAGATGCTCGCCGACGCCCTGGGGGATGCGGCCCAGGCGGCCGTCGAGCGGGTGGCCGAGCGCGCCACCGCCGCCGGCGTCACGGACGTCGAGACGGCCGTCAGATACGGCTATCCCTACCGCGAGGTGCTGGACTACGTCGACGACAACGATGTGGACCTGGTCGCGATGGGAACTCACGGCCGGACGGGCATCGCCCGATACCTGCTGGGCAGCGTCACCGAGAAAGTCGTCCGGACCGCTGGCGTCCCCGTGTTGACCGTCCGGGCGCCCGGGACCGGCGAGTCCTGA